A portion of the Faecalibacterium sp. I3-3-89 genome contains these proteins:
- a CDS encoding cupin domain-containing protein, with protein sequence MNNIPFTLSQVRPVRDAMTVSRPSGLSYEVPVTWFSLGAGTSITPEYYDCTTIYLGGEGNGRFLLGADGQEVSVKPGELLYVPPKTLCGTKTDNGMIYTEIILKKENFTMNNIIKAGQPTELKNLISYEEGSIANLDIAHADNMKFVLMAFDEGTGLTPHRAPGNAILTALEGKAIIGYEGKDYELNAGESFCFDKNGLHSVTAQGKFKMSLLLVIE encoded by the coding sequence ATGAACAATATCCCTTTTACACTTTCTCAGGTCCGCCCGGTCCGGGATGCTATGACAGTTTCCCGTCCTTCCGGGCTGAGCTATGAAGTGCCGGTAACATGGTTTTCCCTGGGCGCAGGCACTTCTATCACCCCGGAATACTATGACTGCACCACCATTTATCTGGGTGGTGAGGGAAACGGCAGATTCCTTCTGGGAGCCGATGGGCAGGAGGTGTCTGTCAAACCCGGAGAACTGCTGTATGTACCGCCGAAAACACTGTGCGGCACAAAAACCGACAACGGTATGATCTATACCGAAATCATTTTGAAAAAGGAGAATTTTACCATGAACAACATCATCAAGGCTGGCCAGCCCACCGAACTGAAGAACCTCATTTCTTATGAAGAGGGCAGCATCGCCAATCTGGACATCGCTCATGCAGACAACATGAAATTTGTCCTGATGGCCTTTGATGAGGGCACCGGCCTGACCCCGCACCGTGCACCCGGCAACGCCATCCTGACTGCGCTGGAGGGCAAGGCCATCATTGGCTACGAGGGCAAGGACTACGAACTGAATGCAGGCGAGAGCTTCTGCTTCGACAAGAACGGTCTGCACAGCGTTACCGCACAGGGCAAGTTCAAGATGAGCCTGCTGCTGGTCATCGAATAA
- a CDS encoding ABC transporter ATP-binding protein produces the protein MILEVQNGCFGYPKQPVILENINLSLEEGHILAILGPNGIGKTTLLKCMIGLLPWHSGKTLLYGKDIHTLKPKDVWSTISYIPQSRGFAFSYTGLEMVLLGRSAHLGTFQQPGKEEIEMAEAMMERVGITRLANKDCNRMSGGELQMVLIARALINEPKLIILDEPETGLDFHNQILVLNMVERLAHESGISAIMNTHYPTNAMSVADEALMLNRKGEFFYGPAAEILNEENISYSFDVQVLVDELHYQGRSVRSIVPVALRKETAV, from the coding sequence ATGATCTTGGAAGTGCAGAACGGTTGTTTTGGCTACCCAAAGCAGCCTGTGATTCTCGAAAACATCAATTTGAGCCTGGAAGAAGGCCACATCCTCGCGATTCTTGGTCCAAACGGCATTGGTAAAACCACCCTGCTCAAGTGCATGATCGGTCTGCTGCCATGGCACAGCGGCAAGACTCTGCTTTACGGGAAGGACATTCACACCCTCAAACCGAAGGATGTCTGGAGTACCATCTCCTACATTCCGCAGTCTCGCGGCTTCGCTTTTTCCTACACTGGTCTGGAAATGGTTCTGCTGGGGCGCAGTGCACATCTTGGGACCTTTCAGCAGCCCGGCAAAGAGGAGATTGAAATGGCGGAAGCCATGATGGAACGGGTGGGGATCACCCGCCTTGCCAACAAGGACTGCAACCGGATGAGCGGCGGTGAACTGCAAATGGTGCTCATCGCCCGTGCCCTTATCAATGAGCCGAAGCTCATCATTCTGGACGAGCCGGAAACCGGTCTGGATTTCCACAATCAGATCTTAGTGCTGAATATGGTGGAGCGACTGGCCCACGAATCCGGCATCAGTGCCATCATGAATACCCACTATCCCACCAACGCCATGAGCGTGGCGGACGAAGCCCTGATGCTGAACCGCAAAGGCGAATTTTTCTACGGTCCGGCTGCGGAGATCTTGAACGAGGAGAACATCTCGTATTCTTTTGATGTTCAGGTGCTGGTGGATGAACTGCATTATCAGGGACGGTCCGTGCGCAGCATCGTTCCGGTTGCTCTACGGAAGGAAACTGCTGTATGA
- a CDS encoding FecCD family ABC transporter permease, whose translation MKDTIWIKKGRFTPLAVVLMFTFPLVTALICLCFGRMNVPVGEVLTALRTALTGESTSNVQNYSIVINLRLPRILTAIIVGAGLSCAGNAYQSLFSNPLATPDILGVTSGTCVGAILAIILSCSILETQLIALVFGLISVCFTLKVAGKSDGRSMVYLVLAGTIASSLFNALGSLLKYTADPQDKLPEIIYWLLGSFTSASFQKILIGCPLIVAGIIIIYLLRWRLNILSLSDDEARASGINIKQTRMLVIVASTLITASAVSMCGQVGWIGLLIPHASRMLVGSNNRYVVPLSLSLGASFMILIDTLSRSISIIELPLSILTAIIGAPAFISLLNKTRSNLQ comes from the coding sequence ATGAAAGATACCATCTGGATAAAAAAAGGCCGGTTCACTCCTCTGGCCGTGGTATTGATGTTCACTTTTCCCCTTGTGACCGCACTCATCTGCCTGTGCTTTGGGCGAATGAATGTTCCGGTAGGCGAAGTTCTCACAGCTTTGCGCACTGCTCTGACGGGTGAGAGCACCTCAAATGTACAGAACTACTCCATCGTCATCAATCTGCGGCTGCCCCGCATTCTGACGGCCATCATCGTCGGCGCAGGTCTGTCTTGTGCAGGCAATGCCTATCAATCCTTATTCTCCAATCCGCTTGCCACACCGGATATTTTGGGTGTAACCAGCGGCACCTGTGTGGGTGCAATTCTTGCTATTATCCTGTCTTGCAGTATTCTGGAAACGCAGCTCATCGCCTTGGTCTTTGGCCTGATTTCCGTCTGTTTTACTCTGAAAGTCGCAGGCAAGAGTGATGGGCGTTCCATGGTTTATCTGGTGCTGGCCGGTACGATTGCATCCTCTCTGTTCAACGCACTGGGTTCGCTGTTGAAATATACTGCCGATCCGCAGGACAAGCTGCCGGAGATCATCTACTGGCTCTTGGGCAGCTTTACCAGTGCCAGTTTCCAAAAGATCCTAATTGGCTGCCCACTTATCGTTGCTGGAATCATCATCATCTATCTGCTGCGCTGGCGGCTGAACATCCTTTCACTGAGTGATGACGAGGCTCGTGCCAGCGGCATCAACATCAAACAGACCCGGATGCTGGTTATTGTTGCATCTACGCTGATCACGGCTTCTGCCGTTTCCATGTGCGGTCAGGTGGGCTGGATTGGTCTGCTGATCCCGCACGCATCCCGGATGCTGGTTGGAAGCAACAACCGTTATGTGGTGCCCCTCAGTCTCAGTCTGGGAGCCAGCTTTATGATCCTGATCGATACCCTGTCCCGCAGCATCAGCATTATCGAGCTGCCTCTTTCCATCCTCACCGCTATCATCGGTGCACCGGCGTTTATTTCTCTGCTGAACAAAACAAGGAGCAACCTGCAATGA
- a CDS encoding ABC transporter substrate-binding protein — protein MKKISRRSFITAMAAVSAAGVLAACGSSSSSTASSGASSAVSSEATSSAASMDETGTHTVVDHGGNEVEVPNKVTRVVIDQIPILSTYMAYFEGSAPYIVGYCGSFKSVISDTVLKNIAPELLESSDTVYAQSDLNIEEIMKLNPDVILYNAGNSSHAEILKASGIPSIGFATVGASTEADPIERYEEWLKLLEQIFNEPGKTDAFVAAGDEIVTDVEARIAEIPQTDRPSALILWKYADGVPQVSGQGTFGTYWMKRLGVTDKALEATGFAQASMEQIYSWDPDILFLDGPGLQPLRTEDVLSGNVDGADFSTLTSVKSGRVYNTTLGMWNWFTPNPDAPLVLAWLACNTYPDAFADYPLGDTIKEYYKTWYGYDVTDDELEEMLLY, from the coding sequence ATGAAAAAAATTTCTCGTCGTTCGTTTATCACTGCCATGGCTGCTGTAAGTGCAGCCGGTGTTCTGGCCGCCTGCGGTTCTTCTTCCAGCAGCACGGCTTCTTCTGGGGCTTCTTCCGCTGTATCCAGCGAAGCAACTTCCTCTGCCGCATCTATGGATGAGACCGGTACCCATACCGTCGTAGACCACGGCGGCAACGAAGTAGAAGTGCCTAATAAGGTCACCCGTGTCGTCATCGACCAGATTCCAATCCTGTCCACCTACATGGCTTATTTTGAGGGCAGTGCTCCCTACATCGTGGGTTACTGCGGTTCTTTCAAGTCGGTCATTTCTGACACTGTATTGAAGAATATCGCCCCAGAGCTTCTGGAGTCCAGCGATACGGTCTATGCTCAGAGCGACCTGAACATCGAGGAGATCATGAAGCTGAACCCTGATGTTATCCTGTACAATGCTGGCAACTCCTCCCATGCCGAAATCCTGAAGGCCAGCGGAATCCCCTCCATCGGTTTCGCTACCGTGGGCGCATCTACGGAAGCTGATCCCATTGAACGTTACGAAGAGTGGCTGAAGCTGCTGGAGCAGATCTTCAACGAACCGGGCAAGACCGACGCCTTTGTTGCTGCCGGTGATGAGATCGTGACCGATGTGGAAGCCCGTATTGCGGAAATTCCTCAAACGGATCGCCCCAGTGCGCTGATTCTGTGGAAGTATGCAGACGGTGTACCGCAGGTATCCGGTCAGGGCACCTTTGGCACCTACTGGATGAAGCGTCTGGGCGTAACGGACAAGGCACTGGAAGCCACTGGCTTTGCACAGGCCAGCATGGAGCAGATTTATAGCTGGGATCCCGATATTCTTTTCTTGGATGGTCCCGGCCTGCAGCCCCTGCGCACCGAGGACGTGCTGAGCGGGAATGTGGACGGTGCTGACTTCTCCACCCTGACTTCCGTGAAGAGCGGCCGGGTCTACAACACTACACTGGGTATGTGGAACTGGTTCACCCCGAATCCGGATGCTCCGCTGGTGCTGGCATGGCTGGCCTGCAACACCTACCCGGATGCTTTTGCCGATTATCCGCTGGGCGATACCATCAAGGAATATTACAAGACATGGTACGGCTACGATGTGACAGATGACGAGTTGGAGGAAATGCTGCTGTACTGA
- a CDS encoding transposase, with amino-acid sequence MRLNKKKKSTNTSPYPDEVIDRLARAFYPAILACWNSEEGQREFAVWQAEQAHHTANKEKQSVPDGERPVVHIVIVCGLWQGASGWTHPVFVSIFTIT; translated from the coding sequence GTGCGTTTGAACAAAAAGAAAAAGTCCACAAACACTTCCCCCTATCCCGATGAAGTCATCGACCGTCTGGCACGGGCATTCTACCCGGCCATCCTTGCCTGTTGGAACAGCGAGGAAGGGCAGCGGGAGTTTGCCGTGTGGCAGGCGGAACAGGCTCATCACACCGCCAACAAAGAGAAACAGAGCGTTCCCGACGGGGAACGCCCTGTTGTACATATCGTTATCGTCTGTGGTCTTTGGCAGGGTGCGTCCGGGTGGACGCACCCTGTTTTTGTGTCTATTTTTACCATCACATAA
- a CDS encoding DUF3592 domain-containing protein translates to MKKIHKFFSKDLLHILGAVGIFVAFLISIAYKQVGIGALIAAWLIAMAIIGVAWITDIRKADLLKNGKIVSGKVNAVKRVHIKFHMSTYHLADEDVIYPWVIRYQYKIGKDTYYGQSHWFWFNPLVSKGTPIKVTIDPQNPERSIVAAWES, encoded by the coding sequence ATGAAAAAAATCCATAAGTTCTTTTCTAAAGATTTGCTCCATATTCTTGGTGCTGTTGGGATTTTTGTTGCTTTTCTGATTTCTATCGCCTATAAGCAAGTTGGAATCGGGGCACTCATAGCTGCGTGGCTTATTGCTATGGCAATTATCGGGGTAGCATGGATTACAGACATCCGCAAAGCAGACCTGCTGAAAAACGGAAAGATTGTTTCCGGAAAAGTTAATGCAGTAAAAAGGGTTCACATAAAATTCCACATGAGTACCTATCACCTTGCTGATGAAGATGTAATTTATCCTTGGGTGATTCGGTACCAATACAAGATTGGAAAAGACACTTATTATGGACAGTCCCATTGGTTTTGGTTCAACCCTCTCGTGAGCAAGGGAACACCTATAAAGGTGACTATTGACCCTCAAAACCCAGAAAGAAGCATTGTTGCTGCATGGGAAAGTTAA